A region of Planococcus sp. MSAK28401 DNA encodes the following proteins:
- a CDS encoding YcxB family protein produces MILNYQLTVDDLFALQKNYFRTSEYHINRGKLAFVVLMLFSYFVFSSFLLNILPGNVSPDLIVPVSIGGGILLALILLPFVRDLYFKIQIWRFKIAFNRLKNNGWPKECITKLTPEGIEQHVHNSQLEGKTQLNWSAFQKVGEDERRFFLYHTDTDAVVLPKQTESLSEESHKELRDLLTQHIGHLLNTNSKKTANAL; encoded by the coding sequence TTGATTTTAAACTATCAGTTAACAGTCGATGATTTATTCGCGCTCCAGAAAAATTATTTTCGTACTAGTGAGTATCATATTAATAGAGGCAAGCTAGCTTTTGTTGTCTTGATGTTGTTTTCCTATTTTGTTTTTAGCTCCTTCTTGCTGAATATTTTGCCGGGAAATGTCTCTCCTGATTTAATTGTTCCAGTCTCTATAGGAGGAGGCATCCTTTTGGCTTTGATTCTCCTGCCATTCGTCCGAGACTTATATTTTAAAATACAGATATGGCGATTTAAAATAGCTTTTAATCGATTAAAAAACAACGGGTGGCCGAAGGAGTGCATCACCAAACTGACTCCTGAAGGCATCGAACAGCATGTTCACAACAGCCAACTTGAAGGAAAGACTCAATTGAACTGGAGTGCATTTCAAAAGGTAGGAGAAGACGAGCGCCGATTTTTCCTCTATCACACAGATACGGATGCTGTAGTCCTGCCAAAGCAAACAGAATCACTTAGTGAAGAAAGTCATAAAGAACTGAGAGATTTGCTCACCCAACATATCGGTCATTTGCTTAACACAAACTCGAAGAAAACAGCCAATGCTTTATAG
- a CDS encoding AAA family ATPase, with translation MFFVQMSGFPGSGKSTLSREIAKHLKAVIVDHDIVKSSLMESLLEVPIDPKLAGKASYNIDWSLVEFYLSQGHNVILDSPCLYDELIEKGIALSEKYPIKYKYVECYLDDMEEINRRLRERQRMISQIKEVSSLEAFHYTIANSKKPLLRKILTVDTSKPIETYLQEVINYIKT, from the coding sequence ATGTTTTTTGTTCAAATGTCCGGTTTCCCCGGTTCGGGAAAGTCGACACTTTCACGTGAAATTGCTAAGCATCTTAAAGCAGTTATTGTTGACCATGATATCGTTAAGTCGTCTCTGATGGAGTCTCTTTTGGAAGTTCCAATTGATCCTAAACTTGCTGGAAAAGCATCTTATAATATCGATTGGTCACTCGTAGAATTTTATCTATCCCAAGGACATAATGTCATTTTAGATAGCCCTTGTCTCTATGATGAACTCATCGAAAAAGGAATTGCCTTAAGCGAAAAATACCCGATTAAGTATAAATACGTAGAATGTTATCTGGATGACATGGAAGAAATCAATCGTAGATTAAGAGAACGCCAGAGAATGATCAGCCAAATTAAAGAAGTGTCTTCCTTAGAAGCCTTCCATTATACAATTGCAAACAGCAAGAAACCCTTACTGAGGAAAATCTTGACCGTAGATACAAGCAAGCCTATAGAAACTTATTTACAAGAAGTTATCAACTACATAAAGACTTAG